Below is a genomic region from Gadus macrocephalus chromosome 14, ASM3116895v1.
GCTGATCCATGCCAAGCTTCAGGTCGAACAACGGCTCCGCGATGTCCTGCAGAGGAGCAGAAGAGGGCCGCTCTAGTCTTTAGGGTGTCTACACCAGTGTTGGTCAAGTTACttggaaaaagtaattagttactgatTACTTATCCAAGAGAGTAGTccagttactttactgattacttattttcaaaagtaattagttactttactaattactttacttagttacttttcaaaAACACACTAGCTATACACAACCTGAATACGCTTTTTTAAAACTTGTTTTTGTTAGTCTCAATCTTTTTAACTATGcacattgcaaaaaaaaaaaaaaaaaaaatgcaactgtctcatttaaagaaaatcgttttggtgtgtatacacaccttcatagatgtaaataaaatacactcataaaataattaaaaccaaaGTCTCTATTAACATTTACATCTTTTAACAGTTGCAGTGCAGAGAGGAGTAATGCGTTTACCAAAACAGAAAATGCTGTTGCATGCCACATTTAGGCTGTTCTAATGTCAAATAAGAGTATgtgtttgaactgtgtgtgtgtggaaggatgTGGTTcagagataaatacatagatattatatatagttatatgctacacgtgaactccctaagatggcgcaatttgattggttcgctatctcgggatattgggaaatatcccatgattgacatctcaaactctatattgttttcattgcaaaatgtcagctgataacaacaaataaaccttcggtctcgtcggctattccccactattcacttcgcctttgGCGAATAACTGTTGActaatagcctagatagataaatagcctagtcaagtctttattaataccaaactacaCGTCGTGAATTCATTTAGGAcggtgattcggctcacacagtatagcctacaagaccacacagaacaagggagacaaaaagtctgactggacatacacaaaatacatcacattaaaactagacgcatgcgttgatagatagacggatagagagtattcaatatgttttattatttgtcTTGCGGAGCCAGCGAATCCTGTGCACGCATGCAAATTAACCATGTGCGCCTAACACAAGAAAGAGTCTTGCACACACGTGACGTGTCTGTTGTTTACTTCTGGACGTCGCGCTATATGTCACGAGACAGTCTCACAAAGCGGCAAAATCCCAAATTATTTTACTGTCTATGGCAAAAATAAATCACGGTTTAGTAACGCAGTAACGCAGGCTGCTTGCAGGAAAGTAAAAGTAATCGAATTACTATTTTTGCAATTGTAATCCCTTACTTTACTCGTTATTTGAAAAAAAGTAATTGGATTACAGTAACGCCTTACTTCTAACGCGATACTGCCTATCACTGGTCTACACAGACATAGATATAAATTAATATAGATGGAAGTCAACTACAGTAGTCAATTAACTACTActaaagaaaaataacagaGGTTTAGTTAGTCAACTTTATTGCCGCCACATCATTTATGTTTTGAATGTAAAGTGAGTTTAATTggctacatttacatttcacaATGTTAAATATGTGTTTAAGGCTACATTCAaattttaaatatttgaaatgtGCTAGATttacctttttaaatgtgtgatttacatttacatttcatattttttaagAGTGTTCTAGGCAACTTctacatattaaaaagtgctaCAGGCCACATTTATATCTTTAAATGGGTCATCGGCTTCATTTGAAATATTGAGGCATGGAAGGCAAGATAAATAATGCTGATCTTAAATTCAAACTACCTGTGATCAAATACGATGTGTCTTGTTTAACATTCTACAAGTAAATGCTATAAGGAACAAGATATTGTAAAAAGTGGAGTGGGTTAAATAAAGAAGAGGGACTTTGAAATAAATTATAACCAGCCAACAGTAAAGCAGCTCTGACCACAACAATGTGTCGAGCAAACATTTTAATATCGCAAAAATCTTTTTAAGCCTGAGGGAGTTGAAAAAgttgctatacaaataaaaggttAATGAGTCTCAATGGTAAGAGATTCAGCGATTCAAGGCCAATAAAGGAGGATGTTCATCACATTACTATGCAGACAGGCCCCTGCCAGAACTCCAAGGGCACACAGCTATAAAATATTGGTCGTGCCAAACTCTTCATTTCCATTGTCCAGTGTGCTCTCCGTCACCAAGCATTTGGTAAGACTCACCAAAAACGTGTAGACTAATAAATCAACATCCAACAGCATGTACACTAACGCACTAACTATCCACAAACGTGTAGACCAACACACTTAGTATCAAAACAAATGTGTAGACTCACCCATTAACAATAACATCCAACGTGTAGAGTAACCCCTAAACTACCCAACAACATGTAGACTAACCCACTAACATCCAACAACATATAGACccttggttctcaaagtgcggcccgcaggCCAATGGcagcccgcagaaacattcctggcggcccgcaatgacatacggATGTAAGTAAAagtttgattattattatatcaatattaatttaaacaaaaataaataaatataaagagaattGTCGACTCTCtttagctttcaattaaatcctgttacatttgttagttttaatccgactgtacattactttgaaaggatgaacctcagttttgtgatttagacctctcttgacctcactcccagaggtccacggtgcaatgttttttttcattactgggatgctgacggcgtttcccgcctgattttttttcctttggcggccctcagacaaattttgggttcctaaattggcccacagctgtcaaaactttgagaacccctgataTAGACTAACCCTCTTACTATCCAACAGAATGTAGACTAACCAATCAACATCCAACATGTAGACCAACAATATAACATCCAACACTGTGTTGAATAAAACAGgcattaaataaagaaataggCCTGTCTCAAATACAAGGCGCGGTCATAAGATCAAAGCAGATAGTTTTAGGGTATTTATATGACatgtatatatgatatatatagatgtataccTTCTCTGTCGCTTCATAGTTGAGTTTGAAGGACCAGAGCTGTAGCCGCGGGGCCAGAGCATTGATGGAAGCTAGCGTTAGCAGGAACTGTTCAGCGCTGCCTAGCGGGACGTCTGGATTGGCCAACTGGGCTTCCTGGATCCTCACCTTCTCCTCTTCGGTGGGAATCATTGTCAGGATCTTCTGCACAGCGACAGAAAAGAAAATCGATGAGATCGACAGACTCCTTACTGCTAGTAACTATTACAGTGCTAACCTCTGGTACTAACCAACCGCTAATAGCTAGCACAGTGATATCCGCTGGTATTCACCTCACTGCTAGTAGCAGGCAGAACGTTACTGTAACTAGCACACTGCTAACATCTGTTACTGACCTCATCGCTAGCAAACTGTCCCTTTAGTACTAACCTCACTGCTAGTAGCTAGCACAGTAGTAACCTCTGCTATTAACCTCACCACTAGTAGTAGGTAGAACATTATTGTAACTAGCACACTGCCAACATACTGACCTCATTGCTAGTAGCTAGCAAATTGTTGTCCTTTAGTGCTCACCTCACCGCTAGTAGCTAGCACAGTGCTAACCTCTGATACTCACCTCACTGCTAGAAGCTAGCAGAACATTACTGTAGCTAGCACATGGCTTACCTCTATTACTAACATCACGGCTAGTAGCTAGCATCCTGCAAACACAGATTAGCTTGCAAACTGCTAACCGCTTATAACTAGCAAAATGCTACTAACCTCGCCGCTAGTAGTGAGAGAAAGTGCAGGTTGCCAGaattcagcaaaaaaaaaagaagtaaattACATGTTCCCTGTGACATTTAAGTAAGAAGCCATAATTTCCCATAATAAGGCAGCAGAACAATAACTCATCTCTAAAGTCAGGCTTTAATATGGCTGTATGAAACCCTTGTTGAAGGATTCGAGTTTGGCTAAAGAGAATAACTacagactaaccccaacactgaCCATAATGTGTACTGAAGTCCTCAGAAGCAGGCTGACGACACACAACATAGGGACATTTGTAACGCCTCAACTCAGAGGACCCGTTTAAACAATACTTATTTTTACCTGGCTTTCAACCAACACTTTATCAATGCTGCCTCAGTTACACAAATCCGTTTCATTCTTTTAAATCCTATTTGCATCTCTGTtgattatgtaagggataatcacCGGGCGGCAGGGCAATATACAGTTCGATATGGGCCTATCagactgtttattgccctgccttgggGTGATTATCCCGTTAtactacttcttgcttgccaacataataaaacaattcaaacactttaataattatgctttttcttattcgtattgcatgcttattaaatgtatactgtttgagttcatctacctcaaaaagtagtcccctttaattacgatcgatcaaacatgcattTGTACTACAGCTGCAGGTGTCCGGGTCAGTTGTCAGTCTATCCTTCTGGTGGCTCTTTCACTCAGTGAAAACCTTGATAGCGAAGGCTGTTGTTTGATTCAAGGGCCCCGTCTTCAATTGTACAGGTACTGGGCCTTGTCTTTTGTTTGCACTTGCACATCTATGCATTGCACTGCCGGTATAATCTTCTGCTACTTTTTATATTTGGGGTACTTGGGTAGTTAGTTTGTACTTTGTGAATGAATCCACAGAATCTACAAACTGACGAATCACTTGCGAAGAGTCCAGACAGTAATGGAGAAAAGCATATAAGGAACATGGTAATGCTCTTAAGGTGAAGCAGTTTAATCCTAGGCTGATGCCGCCAGTTCGTACCTCTATTCCCTCCTTACTGATGGCAAATTCATCAAAGGCCAGGATGGCAGCCTTGATGATGTGAACGGCAGGGAGCACCTTCATCCCAATGTTCAGGGCGTTGCTCCTCTTTGGGTCGAGGACCAGAATCTCAGACTTCTTCACCTCCACTCCCTTCTGAAGTGGTTCATAGAGGAGTGAATGAAGAGAGAAGCAGCAACACATACTACAGGAACATTCCAACAATAACGAAGAAACATCCATGAAGAACTACACAAATCCACATAACTAGAAACATGTACAATCATTCGAAACATTTATCAATAAGTAGAAACATCCAACAATTATTCGAAACCTCCAAGAAGAACTAGAAACATCCACAATAACCAGAAACATCCAACAATAACTAGGGATAAAGCCAACAATAACTACAGAGAAACACCCAACAATAAGTACAAAACATCCAACACTTGCTAGAGAAACCTCCAAGAATAACTAGAAAAATCCAACAATAACTACAAACATTAACTAGAGAGAAACGACCAGCAATAGCAAGAAACATTTACTAGTGAGAAACATCCAACATAACTAGAAAAAGACATCGCACAATACATTCACCAATAACTACAAACATCCTACAGTAACTACAAACATCCTACAGTAACTGGAGACATTAACGAACAAGATACATCCCACAATAACTAGAAACATCCACCACTAACAAACTCAAAGAGTAAACAACCAAGAGTAAACTAAAAGTGGTCAGTTACCTTGGCGACGGTCAGCTCCTTCGCCTTGGATTCAAACAGGTGCTCTAGTTTGGCCGAGTCCACCACTACCTTGTCCAGGGACGCCCAGACTGTCCCACGGCCAAATTTACACTTCAGTCCGCGGTCGAGTCCTTCGGCCTGTTTTAGCTCCTTCCAGAACAGCTTCACcgtcttcctcttcatcacagCAGAAACACCGCCCTgccgaggaggaggggggcctcCCAGAccggggggtggaggaggaggagggggaggtgggggtgggccTCCCAGaccaggtagaggaggaggaggtgggggtggaggaggtgggcctCCGAGaccaggtagaggaggaggtgggggtgggcctcctccaccaggaagtggaggaggtggaggaggacccccGAGGTTCCCTGCCTTGTGGGAGTCGAAGGTGTCCATGTCCAAGACGTCATGGTCCTCGTCCTCAAGGAGGTCCGAGAAGTCCATGTCTTTGATGCGGAGGTCTGCCGGCCGGGGCCGCAGTTCACCGGCGTCCattggggagggagaggtgggccCTGGGGCAATGATGAGGGGGGGGCCCTCAGCGCTGATGCTGCGCTGGGGACGGAGTCTGGACAGAACCTCCTTCGTGGAGCCCTTCAAGCCCTCTAGTTCTGCCcacttggaggaggaggtgtcgctgggggagggggtcgtGGTCTCTAGGATGGACAGACGCTGGGGCAGCCGTCCGATAGGTTTGGCAGCCTTCTCCTCCCCAGAGACCTGCTCTTTCGTGGAGAACAGAGCCTTCTGCTGCTCCACGACACTACCCTGGAGGACAGGCCGGTGGGCGCGGACCTCGGCCTCCTCTGTCACAGGGGAGAAAGCACCTCCCTCAAACTGATTGTCTTTACACAgagctggaacacacacacacacacacacacaaatgagatACAACATTAAATATAGACTGTAAAGTGTTTTTAGGTGAGTGAGGTTAAGATAAGGCAATGTCAAGGAAAGAAAGGGTAAAGATAAGGGAAACATAAGGTAATGTAAGATTGGTTAACGGTAAGGTAAATAGTATGTTAAGGTAAGGATAAGGTAATGGTAAGGGGAGGATAAAGTCATGGTAAGGCAAAGATCTGTTAATGGTATCTGAAATCTGAAATGGCAAAGTTTGGTAATGTACAGATAAGGTCAGACTGGTCCCGATAGGGGCGGTGTTTGCACTAGGAGTATGTAGTACTAGTGTAGTATTTAGAACTTTATAAACATCATTTAGCATTTAGATGAGAGTTCACCTTTGACCTCAGCGGGCGATGGGGGCGTGGCTACCACCTCAACAGGCGATGGGGGAGTGGTTATGACCTCGGCAGGCGGTGGGGGCGTGGCTACAGCAGGCACAGGGGTCGCTTCATGCATGGAGCATCGCTTTTTCCACTGAGCTGCAGCCAGGCTAAGCACCacggaggggctggtggatcacacacatcacacacacatcacacacacatcacaccacAGACATcacatcatttacatttagggtatttagcaggcgcttttatccaaagagacttacaacggttcatacaccgacggcggtgtcacccattgcaaggcgacagccgtctcgttgggagcagttagggttaggtgccttgctcagggacaccgcgACACTcatctaggaggagccggggatcgaacgagcaaccttccggttccaagtcaacccgctctacctcctgagctaagccaaccccACATCGTAGACATCACACACAGTTAGATCATACACATCACCCAACTTTAGATCATACATATCAAACGCTCATGCAAATTATACCAAGTAGTAACACCAAACCAAACCCTGATCAAACAAAAACCACACCAGCACCTTAAccaaggacgcacacacacacacacacacacacacacacacacacacacacacacacacacacacacacacacacacacacacacacacacacacacacacacacacacacacacacagattgttaTGAccttaattattatattataatgatattattatatatatacattattatattcaattattattaaagAATTGCATTACTTTTAGTAATACTGTGTAATGtagtattattttattatttatatctatttatttatgatgttattattttaacatatcatattattatgttattgcgATTCTGATGGATCAAAGTTCAAGAAGCAATCATCACAACCAAACCGCTGCAGAACCCCACCaagccagctccaccaccagacGCAGTCGGCTTAGGAACCCGAGTACTTACTCAAACCTCCTCAGGACGGGCTTGTCCAGATTCATACAAACCTCCTGGACACTACAAACATCGTCGATATTATCAGCATTATTgtggtgcacatgcacacattagtTATGTATGTATAGGAGTATGAATAACCTGATATGGTCCAACTGATTGTCATATTAGCATACTGTTCATATTTCATGCATATATTAACATACGATGAGACATATCAAATATGTCATGACATATATGTATGTTATTAAATTACTGTTAAAATAACTATTCAAATACTGATTACCATGTTTACATGGCCACCAAGGTAATCAGAGTCCTCAACGACACTTTTCAATATGTTCAGAACAATCTTCTCCTCTTTGGCCCGTCATTGAGCAGCATGTTGTCATAGGTCTAGATTGTGTATAGCATGTCCAGTGCTCTTGTTTTATCAGGAGGCTGTGATGAGGATCTCTGACATCTATGACAGAACATGATGTAGTTCTATAGGTATTTTACTGGCCTGGAGTGGTTTATATGTTATCAAATCGACTAAATGTCAGCTGCAGTCAAATCATCACAATTCCCCACTCGTCACTTCGTTCTTTATGATTACGAACAAGCAAACATGTCAATCAACGCCTCCCATTCAATGACAAAATTGAATAATCCATATTAGacagtatttttttatatttcactTCACTTCAGCTGCCAAAtaaggatttttggccgcaatAATCCGAAAAAAAACAGTTCGGACTGAAGTCTGAATATCCTGCAGGTGATTTATGAATATACTGATTATTATATTGATGAATATTTGACTCACTTAAGGCGCCGGTTTTCTGACGAGTCTTCAGGGCTGGACCGAGGTGACAGTTCCGGaccagacacactacacacacacacacacacacacaaaaagtgtTACGGTCAAAGACTACAGCCTAGCTATGGGTCATTGGGGAATAATTTGATATGCAGCAAGATACAAAATTCAATAATTATATCAAGAAAGcacgtctaacccctacctgctccttaatgacctctctctgttttcactgtccaacccctacctgtgCCTAATAATGACCCATCTCTGTATTTACTGTCTAAACCTACTGTACCCCCTCGCTAAACTCTACTTCCTCcataacgacctgtctctgcactgtctaacccctacatgctccttaatgacctgtttctgtactgtATAACCCCGACCTCCTCCTTAATGTCCTGTCtcagtactgtctaacccctgcatgctccataatgacctgtctctgtactgtctaaccgctacctgctccttaatgacccgtctctgtactgtctaacccaacctcctcctttaatgacctgtctcagtactctctaaccctgaccacctccttaatgacctgtctcagtactctctaaccctgaccacctccttaatgacctgtctcagtactctctaacccctacctgctccttaataagcTGTCTCAGTACTCTCTAAACGCTACAcgttccttaatgacctgtctctgtactgtctaaccccgacctcctccttaatgacctgtctcagtACTCTCTAACCACTACATGCTCCCTAGCTAGCTAGTCATTCGCTGTGTGTGGAACAGATGTCCACTAGAGTTAAGCTAGATGTCAGCTAGATGTTAGCTAGTTGTTAACCAGTCGTTAGCAAGATGTCCGCCAGGGTTTAGCCAGGTGTTAACTTTGGACCAGAAGTCGTCTAGATGTTAGCAAGGCGATAGGTAGCAGTTAGCCAGCATTTGGCTAGCACTTAGCAAAAGATGTCCGCCAGGTCCTTTGCCATCAGAATGTAGATGTTAATCTacagtctgatttgtgagacgaCAGTTCTGCAAGCTGTCAGCTAGATGTTAACTTTGTGGCGCTACAGACCGGCTAGCTTCATAAAAGTCTGTGATGTGAATCTCAGACTTTTATGACAGTACATTATGTAGTTAGGTCATTTTACTGTCCTTGAGGGGTTTATATGTTATCAAATCTACTAAATGTCAGCTGCAGACATATCATCACACTTCCCCAATCAAACGTCACTACGTTCTTTATGATTACAAAGAACACAATATATTGATCAACGTCTCCCATTCAATGACTTctaaagaataataaaaaaaaattgaataatcCATATTACAGTTTTTTGATCATTCAAACAAAATTAGTGCAAACACAGGATTGTATATTTCACTTCACTTGAGCTGCCaaaggatttttggccgcaatAATCCGAAAAAAACGGACTGAAGTTTGAATGTCCTGCAGGTGATTTATGAATATACTGATGATTGTATCGATGAATATTTGACTCACTTAAGGCGCCGGTCTTCTGATGAGTCTTCAGGACTGGACCGAGGTGACAGTTCTGGaccagacacactacacacacacacacaaaaagtgtTACGGCCAAGACTACAGCCTAGCTATGGGTCCTTGGGGAATAATTTGATATGCAGCAAGATACAAAATTCAATAATTTTTTATCAAGAAAGcacgtctaacccctacctgccccttaatgacctctctctgttttcactgtccaacccctacctgtgCCTTAATGACCCATCTCTGtatttactgtctaaccctaccccCTCCTTAACTCCTCGCTAAACTCTACTTCCACcataacgacctgtctctgtactgtctaaccccgacctcctccataatgacctgtctcagtACTATCTAACCCCGACCtcctccataatgacctgtctcagtACTATCTAACCCCGacctcctccttaatgacctgtctcagtactgtctaaccccgacctcctccataatgacctgtctctgtactgtctaaccccgacctcctccttaatgacctgtctcagtactgtctaaccccgacctcctccttaatgacctgtctcagtactgtctaaccccgacctcctccttaatgacctgtctctgtactgtctaaccccgacctcctccttaatgacctgtctcagtactgtctaaccccgacctcctccttaatgacctgtctcagtactgtctaacccctacatgctcccTAGCTAGCTAGTCGTTCGCTGTGTGTGGAACAGATGTCCACCGGAGTTAAGCTGGATGTCAGCTAGGTGCTAGTTAGGTGTTAGCCAGTCGTTAGCAAGATGTCCGCCAGCTGTTTACTTTGGACCAGAAGTCCTCTAGATGTTAGCGAGGCGATAGCTAGCAGCATTTGGCTAGCGTTTAGCACAAGATGTCGGCCAGATCGTCTGCCATCAGAATGTAGACGTTAATCTACattctgatttgtgagactacagTGCTGCAAGCTGTTAGCTAGGTGTTAGCTTTGTGGCGCTACAGACCTGCTAGCTTCAGAGTGTTGTTCTGAGACAGAGGCGGCCTTAGAGAAGAGCCTGGAGCGACGTGACTGCCCTGCAGACATGTGGTGGCTGAGAAAAGACCGGCCCCTTGTAGAAAACACACCACACCAGCAGAGTGACAcattgagacagacagagacagagagagggagagggagagagacagaaagagagacagatccAGGGAGGTACAGAagcaaagacagagacacacacatagtggtCGGTAGGTAGTGGTCACTGTTAGTGGGCAGCAAGTAAAGGCTCAGTTACGGTTCCACGTCGATGCGACGCATTGACCACGCAGACATTTCGACAAAGTCACAAACCTATTTTGGTCAGGTTTTAGTGAGCAGACCAAtcccagcccttgctgctgcgtcgatGCAAGGTTACagtttttgggaggcgcacgtcaggcccttgcggtggacgcaaggaggggcGCAAGGTTGTaagggtccgtaaacccccccTGTGTTGTgacgacgtggaaccataactaagcatTTATGGTGGCCAGTACTGGTTGGTGTTATTGAGGTCTCTCTGCAAGTTACACATTGTGGAACAGCAGGTGGCAGTAACAACAATCAACActggattcacacacacacacacacacacacacacacacacacacacacacacacacacacacacacacacacacacacacacacacacacacacacacacacacacacacacagggtgggaGGTGGCTTACGGGCTCTGGGGCAGGTCTTCCGGGGTGAGGGTGGGTGAGGCTGCAGTACCGTTGGCGGCCTGAAGGAGGGGCAGAGGAGATCCTCTCAGGGAGGAACTAGGGGAGGGGGTGCTGAGGTCAGAGGTGACGCTGCTCCTCTTGCCCGACccgagggaggtggaggagatgtccgaggaggtgggggagaggaggtccgGGAGGTTCTGGGCCGAGGtgcgcctgctcctcctcccctcctggtCGCTGGACACCTTGCGGCGCTCCTTGCGGAGCTGAGGTGAGAGGTCTTCTACGTCTCCGTCCTCGTACCTCAGAgcagcctgcagggggcgacaTTACAGTATCAGAGGTCACTGACCAACCTCTGCGGGTACACTTACTAACCCTGCGGGTAAACGAACTAACCCTGCTGGTAcactaatgctgctgctagactAACTAACCTTTGCGGGTATACAAACTAACCCGGTTCAGAGTCTAGACCAAAAGGGCTTGGACCTCTCGTGTTAAGACCTGTAGGTTTTAGACGGTGGCGTAACATCATGGTGATATGCCCCGGTGCAGATATTTTTTTTGTGCCCCTGGACAGGACTTCCGAGCGGGGGGCTGCTTACTACAGTTTCAGTGCGCCCTAACAATgactcccccgccccctcccttgtCCGTTCAATTTGGGAACATGTGTGGTTTCATTTTGCTTCTTTcgtataatttaattaattaattaagggctccaccagagggcgcccccgacACATTTTTGCCACCCTAGGCGATAGCCTAAGTCTTTTTTTATTCTTCCTCCATGGGCCCCGGTGCagtgcaccggttgcaccgtcgatatgtAAGCCACCGGTTTTAGACCTCTAGGGTTTAGGGACCTGCTTAGTTCAGACCTCTGAAGGAAAAATTAGATAACTAGAAATTCCAGGGATTAGACCACTAGGGTTTGGGGATGGGTCCTCCAGGGTTTTAacctctagggttagggtttgggcaAGGACTCCCGCGGTTAGGCCTTCTGGAGGGTTACCTCGTAGATGGTGAACTGCTGCCGGAGTTCCAGCTCAAGGCTTTTGTTGCTGGTGTGTTTCTGCATGACCCTCTCCATGCCGAGACGCTCCAGGGAGTCCGTCACATCGTAGAAGGAGTCCTGGTCCGGGAGCGCTGCCACCGTCTGCAACAAGCACACTGGTTAGACTGGTTGCACTGGGAACTGTCAGTTCAACCAGTCTTCCACCGGTAAACCCTGTGAGCTGCCCAGCAAAACCACGGTTTCCTACTGGTGGACACTCTGAGCTGCCCAGTACGGCCAGAGTCTTCTACTGGTTGTCAATGGGAGCTTCCCTGGAAGTTAGactggcatatatatatactgggAGTAACAGGGGTTACACTGGGAGATATACTGAGTTGTGCTGCGAGTTAAACTGGGAGTTGTATTGAGAGTTATACTGGTTTTATTGAGAATTATTCTGGGAGTTAGAATAGGAGATATACTTGGAGGTAGAGTAGGAATTATGATGAATTATACTGGGAGACACACTGGGAGATATAACGGGAGTTAGAATGAGAGTGAGTTACACC
It encodes:
- the fhod1 gene encoding FH1/FH2 domain-containing protein 1 isoform X1, translating into MLSAHLAQVDQMASVTCRVQYLEDSDPFVCTNFPEPRRPLQIDLDQNLALSELIAGIQSLLGAPLKVEDSTLQVSSRGNYVDLECSLAEQRDDLGNFYQDIENGKKPILILRTLLSVRVNCILEKLYNSQGPELRRALFSLKQLFQDDEDLVPEFVVSEGLTCFIKVGAEADHNYQNYILRALSQIMLFVDGMNGVIGHNQTVQWLYTLTGSLSRLVVKTALKLLIVFVEYNESNSPLLITAVNTVDNKRDVEPFRYVMDILEEKNGFDNELLIYTMTLLNKTVAALPDQDSFYDVTDSLERLGMERVMQKHTSNKSLELELRQQFTIYEAALRYEDGDVEDLSPQLRKERRKVSSDQEGRRSRRTSAQNLPDLLSPTSSDISSTSLGSGKRSSVTSDLSTPSPSSSLRGSPLPLLQAANGTAASPTLTPEDLPQSPGRSFLSHHMSAGQSRRSRLFSKAASVSEQHSEASSVSGPELSPRSSPEDSSEDRRLNVSGPELSPRSSPEDSSENRRLNVQEVCMNLDKPVLRRFDPSVVLSLAAAQWKKRCSMHEATPVPAVATPPPPAEVITTPPSPVEVVATPPSPAEVKALCKDNQFEGGAFSPVTEEAEVRAHRPVLQGSVVEQQKALFSTKEQVSGEEKAAKPIGRLPQRLSILETTTPSPSDTSSSKWAELEGLKGSTKEVLSRLRPQRSISAEGPPLIIAPGPTSPSPMDAGELRPRPADLRIKDMDFSDLLEDEDHDVLDMDTFDSHKAGNLGGPPPPPPLPGGGGPPPPPPLPGLGGPPPPPPPPPPLPGLGGPPPPPPPPPPPPGLGGPPPPRQGGVSAVMKRKTVKLFWKELKQAEGLDRGLKCKFGRGTVWASLDKVVVDSAKLEHLFESKAKELTVAKKGVEVKKSEILVLDPKRSNALNIGMKVLPAVHIIKAAILAFDEFAISKEGIEKILTMIPTEEEKVRIQEAQLANPDVPLGSAEQFLLTLASINALAPRLQLWSFKLNYEATEKDIAEPLFDLKLGMDQLSKNETFRRILAALLAIGNFLNSSNAPGFELSYLEKVSEVKDTVQRQTLLHHVCCQILDTYPESTDVYSEIPAITRSAKVDFEQLADSLVVLERKCKASEENLKLVSKHETKAVLRNKMSVFLKDCSHRIGILKVVHRRVINRFHSFLLFLGQPSHGVRDVAVTRFCGVLSEFSLEYRTTRERLLTQRHKRAAHRERTKTRGMMITETEKFSGAVPSQEANEDKVVGQEQGEKEHDHMTNLLMTSHPQTLRRSRGTRQGRASPSQSPVSKDDIITGGQDDATDEIMDQLVKSVTQKPSERPASPKTRKRSRLNRKSLRRTLKTGLSVDVVQALGLTPDTL